The following coding sequences lie in one Pristis pectinata isolate sPriPec2 chromosome 20, sPriPec2.1.pri, whole genome shotgun sequence genomic window:
- the rpl10a gene encoding 60S ribosomal protein L10a, which yields MDIEALKKLNKNKKMVKKLAKKYDAFLASESLIKQIPRILGPGLNKAGKFPSLLTHNENMITKVDEVKSTIKFQMKKVLCLAVAVGHVKMTEEELVYNIHLAINFLVSLLKKNWQNVRALYIKSSMGKPQRLY from the exons ATGGATATCGAGGCTCTAAAGAAACTGAACAAGAACAAAAAGATGGTTAAAAAGCTTG CAAAGAAGTATGATGCTTTCCTTGCCTCTGAGTCCCTCATTAAGCAGATTCCTCGTATTCTGGGCCCTGGTCTGAACAAGGCTGGCAAgtttccctccctcctcactcacAATGAGAACATGATCACCAAAGTAGATGAAGTCAAATCAACCATCAAGTTCCAGATGAAGAAG GTCCTGTGCTTGGCTGTTGCAGTGGGACATGTTAAAATGACTGAAGAGGAACTGGTCTACAACATTCACTTGGCCATCAACTTCCTGGTGTCACTGCTGAAGAAAAACTGGCAGAATGTGCGTGCCTTGTACATCAAGAGTAGTATGGGCAAGCCCCAACGCCTCTACTAA